The DNA region CGCGAGTGCCAGGATCGCGCGGATGACCCCTTTGTGCGTGACGGCGCCAACCGGCCGGACTTCCCCCGCGATACGCGAAAGCCATGGCGACAGACGCACCTGGACGTCGCGAGGACTTTCGCCGTTGGGTGCCCGAAAGTCGAGCCCATTCGCCTCCGCTTCCGCAAACGCAGACCCAAGCTCAGCATTCAAGTCCGCAAGGCGGCGCCCCTCCCACGCACCCCAGGTCATTTCGGTAAGTGCCGGCTCGACAGGGACTTCGGCGCCGAGAAGAATGCGCGCCGTCTCGCGCGCGCGAAATAGCGGGCTCGCGACCCACTCGAAGCC from Alphaproteobacteria bacterium includes:
- a CDS encoding histidine phosphatase family protein — encoded protein: MTRLALIRHGLTDWNESKRIQGRCDRPLSDAGVAAVARWRLPDELQGFEWVASPLFRARETARILLGAEVPVEPALTEMTWGAWEGRRLADLNAELGSAFAEAEANGLDFRAPNGESPRDVQVRLSPWLSRIAGEVRPVGAVTHKGVIRAILALATDWDYLGKPPVRLDWNSVHVFRVDRRGRPDIERLNIALAPT